Proteins from a genomic interval of Melospiza georgiana isolate bMelGeo1 chromosome 20, bMelGeo1.pri, whole genome shotgun sequence:
- the CAMSAP1 gene encoding calmodulin-regulated spectrin-associated protein 1 isoform X3: protein MVDVDVCAGGDSTRRKMDALTDSAVEIVPLELYDSARAKIAANLQWICAKAYGIDNVPEELKDPFYIDQYEQEHIKPPVIKLLLSSELYCRVCSLILKGDQVAALQGHQSVIQALSRKGIYVMESDDTPVAESDLGSAPIKMSSHMAMIDALMMAYTVEMISIEKVVASVKRFSTFSASKELPYDLEDAMVFWINKVNLKMREITEKEIKLKQQLMESPGHQKSPSKWYWKLVPVRYRRDHLSSRQLPYFPVLEDLMKDGSDGAALLAVIHYYCPEQMKLDDICLKEVTSIADSLYNIQLLREFSNEYLNKCFYLTLEDMLYAPLVLKPNVMVFIAELFWWFENVKPDFVQPRDIQEIKDVKAVMQQKSSRPPVPISNATKRSFLATPASPSPAELQPPAQAGPEACSRYYLHPEDPDYLGKGGSPAFSPSHPLLPLRQKQQKSLQGEDSPGHRHRSNSLTRVDGQPRGAVLAWPEKKPRPLSQPTPFALHHSASTDVDPGSGDSISLARSISKDSLASNIVNVTPKNQPHPPSVKANGKSLLNNVEMEDEDEELIAIIRSEERPNRGDPEVQNAAARVPSIVATAWSPKTNSDPADSKAESFYLEPLMPAVLKPAKEKQVINKEDECGEGKQRSFATKRLNEGHLSLIRKKATSSHGEHDLNRTFTPISSSDFTPVADASSADAMALGEAGIEASRPLASSSLDPSSQELSTGGFFLHAAKADDEVTSKVNVSYGKGLSLHVQDTTWTMVRHDSEPDLLDMEDADQDLVAIDNHPVVTKYIGEEESAKLQEDMKVKEHEDKDDASGRSSPCLSTISQVSSVSMASGSVRMTSFAERKLQRLNSYETKSSTSSSQKTTPDGSESCPAPLTTWKQKREQSPNRQNKDNVNLLASELVQLHMQLEEKRRAIEAQKKKMEALSARQRLKLGKAAFLHVVKKGKSPDGPQPVKPEHFAKEFSRHNGEDLDEVSLGSKSEEFLVKEEEREEMLNDSQEVAKKMQESLAFAEQHKAKDPSAIHDLEKSKIISVALLEDNVTEADINECDLSIEKLNETISTLQQAILKISQQQELLMKSPTVPSPGTRSNSQDQKVKPSIHFVEPLSPTGMNSLRKPPRLGQGRTPRPGRPSELKVPKDRQQNSARVKTPTPSLENLPHLRPFPPNSLAKTPTEVGLESSPDHGSGSQEKCFFDTYRLHDESNQRALVLSTSKDANILSEMGKEVNNSFKETGLNSSDGSGKENVPVDEPLRSKANLIEVDLSDLKAPDEGELENQDSSADMISEGDQKSGVGFFFKDEQKAEDELAKKRAAFLLKQQRKAEEARLRKQQLEAEVEQKRDEARRKAEEDRIRKEEEKARRELIKQEYLRKKQQQILEEQGLGKPKSKPKKPRPKSVHREESYSDSGTKCSSTPDNLSSAQSGSSLSLASAATTEPESVHSGGTPSQRVESMESLPILSRNPSRNTERDWENASTASSIASVAEYTGPKLFKEPSSKSNKPIIHNAISHCCLAGKVNEPHKNSILEELEKCDANHYIILFRDAGCQFRALYCYYPDTEEIYKLTGTGPKSITKKMIDKLYKYSSDRKQFNVIPAKTMSVSVDALTIHNHLWQAKRPAVPKKGQTRK, encoded by the exons atGGTGGATGTTGATGTTTGTGCGGGTGGAGATAGtaccagaagaaaaatggatGCTCTGACAGATAGTGCAGTTGAGATTGTCCCTTTGGAGCTCTATGATTCAGCCAGAGCAAAAATAGCTGCTAATCTACAATGGATCTGTGCTAAAGCCTACGGAATAG ACAACGTCCCGGAGGAGCTGAAGGACCCGTTCTACATCGACCAGTACGAGCAGGAGCACATCAAGCCCCCGGTGatcaagctgctgctctccagcgAGCTCTACTGCCGCGTGTGCAGCCTCATCCTCAAGGGGGACcaggtggcagctctgcagggacaccagTCCGTGATCCAGGCGCTGTCTCGCAAGGGGATTTACGTCATGGAGAGCGATGATACACCTGTGGCTGAGTCTGATCTGGGCTCTGCACCAATCAAAATG aGTTCTCATATGGCAATGATTGATGCCCTGATGATGGCCTACACTGTAGAAATGATCAGCATTGAGAAGGTGGTTGCCAGTGTCAAGCGTTTCTCTACATTCAGTGCCTCAAAAGAACTGCCCTATGATTTAGAGGATGCCATGGTTTTCTGGATTAACAAG gtGAACCTTAAAATGAGAGAGATAACAGAGAAAgagattaaattaaaacaacaacTAATGGAAAGTCCAGGGCATCAAAAG TCTCCTTCCAAATGGTATTGGAAATTAGTACCT GTGCGTTACAGAAGGGACCACCTCTCCAGCAGGCAGTTACCCTATTTCCCTGTGCTGGAAGATCTGATGAAGGATGGTAGTGATGGTGCTGCTCTTCTAGCTGTGATTCACTATTATTGTCCAGAGCAAATGAAACTGGATG ATATCTGTTTGAAGGAGGTGACATCAATTGCAGACAGCCTCTATAACATTCAGCTCTTGAGAGAATTCTCAAATGAGTACCTAAACAAATGCTTTTACCTCACCTTGGAGGACATGTTGTATGCTCCTTTGGTTTTAAAG cctAATGTCATGGTGTTCATTGCAGAACTCTTCTGGTGGTTTGAGAATGTCAAACCAGACTTTGTACAGCCAAGAGATATCCAGGAAATAAAGGATG tCAAGGCAGTGATGCAGCAGAAGAGCAGCCGCCCCCCTGTGCCCATCTCCAACGCCACCAAGCGCAGCTTCCTGGCcactcctgccagccccagccctgcagagctgcagcccccagcccaggcaggccCTGAGGCCTGCAGCAGGTACTACCTGCACCCCGAGGATCCTGACTACCT TGGCAAAGGAGGAAGCCCTGCCTTCAGCCCTTCCCATCCACTGCTGCCTTTGaggcaaaagcagcaaaaatctTTACAGGGAGAAGACAGCCCTG GCCATCGGCACCGTTCGAATTCTCTGACCCGCGTTGATGGGCAGCCACGAGGGGCGGTTCTGGCATGGCCAGAGAAGAAACCCAG GCCTCTGTCTCAGCCAACACCATTTGCTCTTCATCATTCTGCCAGTACTGATGTGGACCCTGGCTCTGGTGACAGCATTAGCCTGGCCAGGTCCATCAGCAAGGACAGTCTTGCTTCCAACATTGTCAATGTAACCCCCAAAAATCAGCCCCACCCTCCATCAGTGAAAGCTAATGGGAAGAGTTTGCTGAACAATGTAGAAATGGAGGATGAAGATGAAGAGCTCATTGCAATCATCAGATCTGAAGAAAGGCCAAACCGTGGTGACCCTGAGGTGCAGAATGCAGCAGCCAGGGTGCCCAGCATAGTGGCCACAGCGTGGTCTCCAAAAACAAACAGTGACCCTGCAGACAGCAAAGCTGAGAGTTTTTACCTGGAGCCTTTAATGCCTGCAGTCCTGAAGCCAGCCAAGGAGAAACAGGTCATCAATAAAGAGGATGAGTGTGGGGAGGGGAAACAGAGGAGTTTTGCAACCAAGAGGTTAAATGAAGGACACTTGTCTTTGATCCGCAAGAAAGCCACGAGTAGTCATGGTGAGCATGACCTCAATAGGACTTTTACTCCCATTTCTAGCTCTGATTTCACTCCAGTTGCAGATGCCAGTTCTGCAGATGCAATGGCCCTGGGGGAAGCAGGTATAGAAGCTTCCAGACCTTTGGCCAGTAGCAGTTTAGATCCTTCCTCTCAGGAGCTATCCACTGGAGGATTCTTTCTTCATGCTGCTAAAGCTGATGATGAGGTAACAAGTAAAGTCAATGTGAGTTATGGGAAAGGTCTCAGCCTGCACGTTCAGGATACAACCTGGACCATGGTGAGACACGACTCAGAGCCGGATCTCTTGGACATGGAAGATGCTGACCAGGATTTGGTGGCCATAGACAACCATCCCGTAGTCACTAAGTACATTGGTGAGGAGGAGtctgccaagctgcaggagGACATGAAGGTGAAGGAGCACGAGGACAAGGACGACGCCAGTGGCcgctccagcccctgcctgaGCACCATCTCCCAGGTGAGCAGCGTGTCCATGGCCAGCGGCAGTGTCCGCATGACCAGCTTTGCAGagaggaagctgcagaggcTCAACAGCTACGAGACCAAGTCCAGCACCAGTAGCTcccaaaaaaccaccccagATGGGTCAGAAAGCTGCCCTGCACCACTGACCACGTGGAAACAGAAGCGAGAGCAGAGCCCCAACAGGCAGAACAAGGACAATGTGAATCTTTTAGCTTCGGAGCTCGTGCAGCTCCACATGCAGCTGGAAGAGAAGCGCAGGGCCATAGAGGCTCAGAAGAAGAAGATGGAAGCCTTATCAGCGAGGCAGAGGCTAAAATTGGGCAAGGCAGCTTTCCTGCATGTTGTTAAAAAAGGGAAGTCTCCTGATGGTCCACAACCTGTTAAACCAGAACATTTTGCAAAGGAATTTTCCCGGCACAATGGGGAAGATTTAGATGAAGTTTCTTTGGGTTCCAAATCCGAGGAGTTTCTTGTgaaagaggaggagagagaagaaatgCTCAATGATTCTCAAGAAGTAGcaaaaaaaatgcaggaaagcCTGGCTTTTGCTGAGCAACACAAAGCAAAAGACCCTTCTGCTATACATGATctggaaaaaagtaaaattatttctgttgctcTCCTAGAAGACAACGTGACCGAAGCAGATATAAACGAATGTGATCTTTCTATCGAGAAGCTGAATGAAACAATCAGCACCCTGCAGCAGGCCATCCTAAAGAtatcccagcagcaggagctgctcatgaAATCTCCAACAGTGCCATCCCCAGGAACCAGAAGTAACTCTCAGGACCAAAAGGTGAAGCCTTCAATTCATTTTGTTGAGCCCCTGTCTCCAACTGGAATGAACAGCCTGCGGAAGCCGCCGCGCCTCGGCCAAGGAAGGACTCCCCGGCCAGGAAGGCCCTCAGAGCTGAAAGTCCCTAAGGACAGGCAGCAGAATTCAGCACGTGTTAAAACCCCAACTCCCAGCCTAGAAAACCTTCCACATCTGAGGCCTTTCCCACCCAACAGCTTGGCAAAGACACCCACAGAAGTGGGACTGGAAAGcagccctgaccatgggagtgGTTCCCAAGAGAAGTGTTTCTTTGATACCTATAGACTCCATGATGAGAGCAATCAAAGGGCACTTGTTCTCTCCACCTCCAAAGATGCAAATATTCTATCTGAAATGGGCAAAGAGGTGAATAACAGCTTCAAGGAAACAGGGTTGAATTCTTCTGATGgctcaggaaaagaaaatgtccCAGTGGATGAGCCCCTGAGAAGCAAGGCCAATCTCATTGAAGTAGATTTGTCTGACTTAAAAGCTCCAGATGAAGGAGAACTTGAAAACCAGGATAGCTCTGCGGATATGATTAGTGAAGGTGATCAGAAGTctggtgtgggttttttcttcaag GATGAGCAGAAGGCAGAGGACGAGCTGGCCAAGAAGCGAGCAGCGTTCCTCCTGAAGCAGCAGCGCAAGGCCGAGGAGGCGCGGCTGcggaagcagcagctggaggctgaggtggAGCAGAAAAGGGATGAGGCTCG CCGCAAAGCTGAGGAGGACCGGATAcggaaagaggaggagaaggctcGGCGAGAGCTCATCAAGCAGGAATATctgaggaaaaaacagcagcaaatttTGGAGGAGCAAGGGCTTGGGAAGCCCAAATCCAAGCCCAAAAAACCCAGGCCAAAGTCAGTCCATCGTGAGGAATCTTACAGTGATTCAGGCACCAAGTGTTCTTCCACAC CTGATAATTTGAGCAGTGCTCAGTCTGGTTCCAGTCTGTCTTTGGCCTCAGCAGCAACAACTGAGCCTGAAAGTGTTCACTCTGGTGGCACTCCCTCTCAGAG AGTTGAATCAATGGAGTCCTTACCCATTCTGAGCAGAAATCCCAgcagaaacacagagagagaCTGGGAGAATGCTTCCACGGCATCTTCTATTGCTTCAGTGGCAGAATACACAG GTCCAAAATTATTTAAGGAGCCCAGCAGCAAATCCAACAAACCCATTATTCACAATGCTATATCTCACTGCTGTCTTGCTGGAAAAGTGAACGAACCACATAAGAACTCAATATTAGAG gagctggagaaatGTGATGCCAACCACTACATCATCCTGTTCCGCGACGCCGGCTGCCAGTTCCGAGCACTTTACTGCTACTACCCCGACACGGAGGAGATCTACAAGCTCACTGGGACGGGGCCAAAGAGCATCACCAAGAAAATGATTGATAAACTCTATAAGTACAGCTCGGACAGAAAACAGTTTAACGtgatcccagccaaaaccatgTCAGTGAGCGTGGACGCCCTCACCATCCACAACCACTTGTGGCAGGCCAAGCGACCCGCGGTGCCAAAGAAGGGCCAGACTCGGAAATGa